From the genome of Gemmatimonadota bacterium:
CGTCGGGTGGAACTTGCGATCGGTCGCTGGCACCAATCGCTGGCCCTTGTATGATTGCGTCACTCGTCAATCCTCGCTTTAAGGTTTTTACCAGAAAGCGTTCACGATGCGTGCCGAGGCTACCACTTTCGATCGTTTGTGGGCAGGCCGTCAGCCTGCCGAGCTGTCCACCAGACTCGTCCATTCCTCGAGAGCCCGGTCCAGACTGCGCCGCACACGATCGAGATCCTTGCCCAACTTCACCGCGCGCGCAGCCCCGTCGGTCGTCCCGTATAGCGAGGGATCCTCGAGGGTTCGAGTCAGTTCAGCTACCTGCGCTTCGAGCTCCTCGACCCGGGATTCGGCCTCTTCTGCGCTCCGTTTCATGTCCCGCTTCGACGCGCGTTCCTTCTCCATGTCGGACTCGTGTCGCCGGGTTTTCTGCTTCTCGCGTACCCGGCGAAGACCCTCTTCCTCCTCTGCGCTGACCCGGGCTGCATGCTCGCGCTCCTCGCTCGCTACTTCCCATTCGGCAAAGGTGCCGGCGAAGTCGGTGACATGCGTGTCGTGCAGGACCCAGACGCGCGTGCACAGAGCCCTCAGCAGCGCGCGGTCATGGCTCACGAGGATTACCGTCCCCTCGTAACCCTCGATCGCATCCTCGATCGCCTCGATCGATTCGACGTCGAGGTGATTGGTCGGCTCGTCGAAGATCAGCAGGTTCGCTCGCGACAGCATCATCATCGCGAGAGCGACACGCGCCCGCTCTCCGCCTGACAGCGTCGCCGCGGTTCGGGCAGTCTCCTCACCCGAGAAGCCGAAGCGGCCCAGGTGACCGTAGACCAGTCCACGCTCCCACTGTGGACGCATGTCGCTGATGACGTTGTACAGCGTCTTGTCACTCGGCACCTGCGCCATGTCCTGCCTGTAGTACTCCACTGTGATGGAGCCGCCCATCCTGAGTACCCCTGCCTGCGGCGCCCTGTCTCCGATCAGCGTCTTCAGAAAGGTCGATTTCCCGGCGCCGTTTGGACCAACGATCCCCAGCCGGTCTCCGCGATTGACGACCGATGTCAGGTCGCTGATCAGCGTCCGACCATCGACTCCCACGGTGACGTGGTCCGCGACGACCACCTGATCGCCGCCGCGCTCGAGCGTCTGGAGCCGCAGCGCCATCGTACCGCTCTCGCCCGGCGGCGGGCTCAACCGGCCCACCCGCTCCAGGCGCTTGCGGCGCCCCTTCGCCTGCTTGGAATTCTGGCCAGCGATGTTACGCCGGATGTAATCCTCCTCCTCGGCAATCACACGCGACTGCTTCGAGAAGGCGCGTTGCGCCGCTAACCGGCGCTCCGCACGCTGGCGAACGAATTCCTCGTAACCGCAAGCGTAGGCCGTGGCTGTGCCCGCCTCGAAGTGAAGCATATGATCCGCCACCTCCGCGAGAAACGCGCGGTCGTGGCTTACGAGCAGGATCGTCTTGTCGGTCTCACGCAGGTACGACTCCAGCCATGCGGTCGTATCCAGATCGAGATGGTTGGTGGGCTCGTCCAGAAGAAGGACTTCTGCCGTGCTCACCAGCTGTCTCGCAAGTCCAACTCGGCCGCGCTCTCCGCCGCTCAGGTGAGCGAGCGGCCGCGTGCGCGACTCCACGGGATCGAACCCAAGCCCGTGCAGCACGGCGTCGACGCGCGGCGCGAACGTATATCCACCTTCGCGCTCGAACCGTTCGAGATCGCGCGAATAGCGGTCCAGATCACGCTCCGTGCACGCCTCACCGAGCTCGCCCAGTCGATTCGCCTGATCCGCGAGAGATTTCTCCAGTGCCAGCAGTTCCGCGAAGGGGCCGGCTGCTGCCTCCCATACCGTGGTCGCGCCCTCGAAATCCCGATGCTGATCCAGCACCGAGATCTTCATCGTGGGAGACTTCGCCACCGCCCCTGAAGTGGGACGCAGCTCACCGGTGATCAGCTTGAACAGCGTGGTCTTTCCCGTACCATTGCGCCCGACAATGCCCCACCGCTCGCCCTCGGCGACGGTGAACGTGATGTCCTTGAATAATGTCGTCGCGCCAAATTCTACCGACGCGTTGGAGACGGATATGAGAGTCAACTTTGATTCTTGCTTAACGTGGTTACGAGCCGAAATGTAAACCACGTATTCAAATGGCCGGTCGCATGGCTCGTTTGAGGCAGCGGCTCATGTCACCCGGCAGATGCAACCCATGACTTCCACTCCGTCTCGGCGAGGCCTATGGTGACCTTCTGGCCGAAACGCACCATCGGCTGCATCAGCAGGAGCGGCTCCTCCGCGAGCTTCGCGAGCCAACTGTCGTCGCCCATGCGCGCATGCTGCAATCCGAGATCGAGATAACGCGGCGATTTTTTGTCGATGAGAGATCCGACTCCGAACTTCTGAGCGAATCGCCTCAACTCTCCCAGCGAGGCTGCGCGCTCGTTCAGGTCCACGAAGTGAATCTTCACTCGTCGTTCGGTAAAGAACCGCTGCGCCTTTCGCGTGTCGGCACTCTTCTTCGTGCCGAAGATTTGCACTTCCATCCTCGCTAATTTAACGAGATGAGTGACGTTTCCATTCGTTATAGATCCGCCTGGTGGGTGCCTGGTACGCACGCGCAGACGCTGTGGGGTAAGCTCGTCCGCCGCCAACAGTTGGTACCGACGCGCTTGGAGCGATGGGAAACGCCGGATGACGACTTCCTCGAAATCCATCGACTCGATGCACCAGCAACGCCGGGTAATGATCGCGCCCACATACCGCACGTGCTGCTTCTGCACGGACTCGAAGGCTCCATCCACTCCCATTACGCACAGGCGTTGCTCGCCGAGATGCAGCGCCGCGGATGGAGCGCCGATCTGCTGATATGGCGTTCGTGCGGAAGCGAGCCCAATCGTGCGCGCCGTTTCTACCACTCCGGCGAGACAGGCGACCTTGCATTCGTGCTTCGCCGAATTGCGCTCAATCGCCCAAACGCGCCACTCGCCGTCGCTGGCGTGTCGCTCGGCGGAAATATTCTGCTCAAGTACCTCGGCCAAGAACGAGAGAAAGCGAACGCGCCGTTGGTTGCCGCAGCTACCGTATCAGTCCCGTTCGATCTCGGACGCGGCTCCGATTGCATCAACCGCGGCTTCTCACGTCTGTATCAGAAGTATTTTCTCGACTCGCTCAAGCAGAAGGCGATCGAAAAACAATCACGATACCCGGACCTGCCAACGGCCGATCGCATAAATGCCATCACCACCCTGCGTGGCTTCGACGACGCCGTTACCGCACCCGTCCACGGCTTCGATGACGCGATAGATTATTACACGCGCTCGAGCTCCATTCAGTATCTGCACGCAGTCACAGTGGACACGCTCCTTCTCAATGCCGTGGATGATCCGTTCCTGCCACCCGATGTTCTTGTGGAAGTCTCTCGTATAGCGGAGCAGAATCCCCACTTGATACTGGACTTTCCGAGGGGAGGCGGTCATGCTGGATTCGTCGGAGGCTGGAATCCATTCCGTCCCGTGTACTATCTCGAGCGACGGGTCGGTGACTTCTTCGCCGAAAAGTTCGCGTTGGCTGCACGAAGTCAGGTCAACCCTTAACCGAACATCACTCATGCGCATCATTACTGCACTGGTAAGCTCGGTACTCATTGCGGTACCATCCCTGATGTTGGCGCAAGGTGGGATGACACACGACATGTCCTCGCATGATATGTCCATGCACGCATCGGCAAACGCGGCTGACGATACCACGCTTCCGCCGGACGCAGAGCATTCACTTGCGCGCCTCGACGCATCGCCGCGACACGGTCAGTGGGTAATGCTCAAGACGTCGACGGGCGATTCGCTCCACGCCTGGATTGTCTATCCGGAACGTGCAACCAAGGCGCCCGTTGTCGTCGTCATCCACGAGATATTCGGCATGAGCACATGGATTCGCGCAGTCACGGATCAGCTCGCCAAGGAAGGCTACATCGCGATCGCCCCGGATCTCATACCCGGTGGAAAGATTCCCGCAGGCGCCGATACACTCACGAATCAGGAAGGCGTGGCCGCTGTCTCCAAACTCAACCCGGCCAACGTGCAGGCCGGTATTACCGCCGCGGCGAACTACGCGATGGGACTTCCATCGGCACTGCACAAATACGGAGTCGTGGGCTTCTGCTGGGGCGGCACCGCTTCATTCGCACACGCCGTCGTCTCACCATCCCTCGGCGCATCCGTCGTGTACTACGGAACCTCGCCGAGCGCAGCGGATCTGATGTCTGTCAGGGCGCCCGTGCTCGGGTTGTACGGCGGCAGTGATGCGCGGGTTGTTGCAACGATGCCCCCCGCCGACTCGGCGATGAAGGCGATGCACAAGACTTACGAGCCGCACATCTTCGAAGGCGCGGGCCATGGCTTCCTCAGAGCGCAGATGGGCAACAATGGCGCGAACATGACCGCAACACAGAAGGCATGGCCCGCAACAATCGCGTGGTTCCGAAAGTATCTTGGTTCATGATGTCGCTGCGCGAAACTGAGATTGTCTTTTACGCCGTCGTCTTCGGCGCCGGGTTGTTCATCGGCGTTTATGCAATGCTGCACGGCACGGTCCGCAAGGGACACGAGCCAGGCGCGATAAGATTTCCGATGGCCGGTTTCAACACGCCGGTCATCGGTGCAGCGCTTGGAGCATTCGGAGCAGTTGGTTACTTGGCAACGAAATATTCGCAATATGATACTATTATCATATTGATCGCTGCTCTCGTAGCCGGAGCCGCCGGCTGGTCAGGCATGACGGTCCTCATGGCCAAGTGGGCACTACGCGGATCGCTCAATGACCCGCACGAGGAAATCGAGGAGCTGCAGGGAACCGTCGCGACCGTTACGCAACCCATTACGCCGACCGAACTCGGCGAAATTTCGTTCTCGTTCCGCGGATCGCCGACACGCGCCCCAGCACGCAGCATCGCCGGCGAC
Proteins encoded in this window:
- a CDS encoding ABC-F family ATP-binding cassette domain-containing protein, producing MTLISVSNASVEFGATTLFKDITFTVAEGERWGIVGRNGTGKTTLFKLITGELRPTSGAVAKSPTMKISVLDQHRDFEGATTVWEAAAGPFAELLALEKSLADQANRLGELGEACTERDLDRYSRDLERFEREGGYTFAPRVDAVLHGLGFDPVESRTRPLAHLSGGERGRVGLARQLVSTAEVLLLDEPTNHLDLDTTAWLESYLRETDKTILLVSHDRAFLAEVADHMLHFEAGTATAYACGYEEFVRQRAERRLAAQRAFSKQSRVIAEEEDYIRRNIAGQNSKQAKGRRKRLERVGRLSPPPGESGTMALRLQTLERGGDQVVVADHVTVGVDGRTLISDLTSVVNRGDRLGIVGPNGAGKSTFLKTLIGDRAPQAGVLRMGGSITVEYYRQDMAQVPSDKTLYNVISDMRPQWERGLVYGHLGRFGFSGEETARTAATLSGGERARVALAMMMLSRANLLIFDEPTNHLDVESIEAIEDAIEGYEGTVILVSHDRALLRALCTRVWVLHDTHVTDFAGTFAEWEVASEEREHAARVSAEEEEGLRRVREKQKTRRHESDMEKERASKRDMKRSAEEAESRVEELEAQVAELTRTLEDPSLYGTTDGAARAVKLGKDLDRVRRSLDRALEEWTSLVDSSAG
- a CDS encoding ArsC/Spx/MgsR family protein, producing the protein MEVQIFGTKKSADTRKAQRFFTERRVKIHFVDLNERAASLGELRRFAQKFGVGSLIDKKSPRYLDLGLQHARMGDDSWLAKLAEEPLLLMQPMVRFGQKVTIGLAETEWKSWVASAG
- a CDS encoding hydrolase, producing MSDVSIRYRSAWWVPGTHAQTLWGKLVRRQQLVPTRLERWETPDDDFLEIHRLDAPATPGNDRAHIPHVLLLHGLEGSIHSHYAQALLAEMQRRGWSADLLIWRSCGSEPNRARRFYHSGETGDLAFVLRRIALNRPNAPLAVAGVSLGGNILLKYLGQEREKANAPLVAAATVSVPFDLGRGSDCINRGFSRLYQKYFLDSLKQKAIEKQSRYPDLPTADRINAITTLRGFDDAVTAPVHGFDDAIDYYTRSSSIQYLHAVTVDTLLLNAVDDPFLPPDVLVEVSRIAEQNPHLILDFPRGGGHAGFVGGWNPFRPVYYLERRVGDFFAEKFALAARSQVNP
- a CDS encoding dienelactone hydrolase family protein produces the protein MHASANAADDTTLPPDAEHSLARLDASPRHGQWVMLKTSTGDSLHAWIVYPERATKAPVVVVIHEIFGMSTWIRAVTDQLAKEGYIAIAPDLIPGGKIPAGADTLTNQEGVAAVSKLNPANVQAGITAAANYAMGLPSALHKYGVVGFCWGGTASFAHAVVSPSLGASVVYYGTSPSAADLMSVRAPVLGLYGGSDARVVATMPPADSAMKAMHKTYEPHIFEGAGHGFLRAQMGNNGANMTATQKAWPATIAWFRKYLGS